One Cryptomeria japonica chromosome 9, Sugi_1.0, whole genome shotgun sequence genomic window carries:
- the LOC131066737 gene encoding disease resistance protein RUN1 codes for MSLEVAMYPVGLDELVRDFENTLQSAGPAKIVGIFGMGGVGKTTLAKELYNRKVSTFDRSSFVFDVSEAARKGRLHEKQKKLLKDLDLEGKYIDFDNVKEGKEILKSRLRSVPMLIVLDDVDDPDQLNALLPARESLGQGSQIIVTTRHLDVLTASGISTTYEMRPPNPPHAEQLFSWHAFRQPSPLSGFEDLTKSFINACQDLPLSLAVLGSLLYGEPSKNIWQSQLNKILKILPEDTKSKLKISYDALDKTEKDMFLVVACFFIGEKRSLAIEVWDALGWNGLHGWRRLVDKALVVVDHENCIRMQNDLRDF; via the coding sequence ATGAGCTTAGAAGTTGCCATGTATCCCGTTGGTTTGGATGAACTTGTCCGGGACTTCGAGAATACACTTCAATCTGCTGGGCCAGCAAAAATTGTGGGAATCTTCGGAATGGGTGGTGTGGGCAAAACCACCCTTGCAAAGGAACTCTATAACAGAAAAGTCTCGACCTTTGATAGGTCAAGTTTTGTTTTTGATGTTAGTGAGGCTGCAAGAAAGGGGAGATTGCACGAGAAACAAAAGAAGCTTCTGAAGGACCTGGACCTTGAAGGCAAATACATAGATTTTGACAATGTAAAGGAAGGCAAAGAGATTCTAAAAAGCCGTTTGAGATCCGTTCCTATGCTTATAGTTTTAGATGATGTGGATGATCCAGACCAACTAAATGCTCTATTGCCAGCAAGGGAGAGCCTGGGCCAGGGAAGTCAGATTATTGTTACCACACGCCACTTGGATGTTCTTACAGCGTCTGGCATCTCCACTACATATGAAATGAGACCACCGAATCCCCCTCATGCCGAGCAGCTTTTTTCTTGGCATGCATTCCGACAACCATCTCCATTGTCGGGATTCGAGGATCTTACAAAAAGTTTCATAAATGCTTGCCAAGATCTGCCTTTGTCACTTGCGGTCTTAGGAAGTCTGCTCTATGGGGAGCCTAGCAAGAATATTTGGCAGTCTCAattaaacaaaatattaaaaatactGCCAGAGGATACCAAATCGAAACTCAAAATAAGCTATGATGCTCTAGACAAAACAGAGAAAGATATGTTTTTGGTTGTCGCGTGTTTCTTCATTGGAGAAAAACGTAGTCTGGCCATTGAAGTATGGGACGCGTTAGGGTGGAATGGTCTGCATGGTTGGCGAAGGCTTGTGGATAAAGCTCTTGTTGTAGTAGACCATGAGAATTGCATAAGAATGCAGAATGATTTGAGAGATTTTTGA